CCCTTAACTGTCTCTGCGAAGACCTCGGCATTAAATTCCTTACTGGCTTCCAGAATTTTGGAATCAATTGGCTTGCGGCGTGACATAGAACCTCCTTAAATTTGAGGTCTTTACTATGCCATATTACCTAATCTGCTATCAAAAATTTTTAGTTAAATCGCCCTGGGTCATCGTTATGCAAGAGTTCCTGAATGTGATTATATCATGCACATATATTATGCTGAAATAAAAGAAAGACCAATAATCCTACTCGATCCTAAAGAACATTCAGAATATGAATGGATTTCTCTTTACGCATTTAAACTAATGCCTCTTTTAAAAAGTCAAGATGAGGTTTTTGATATTTTATATGGCGATCGTATTTGGCAAAAAATTAATCTAGTAACATCTGGACAGCAAGTGCAAGACTTAGCAACTCTTGCCTTATGCAAAGGAAATAGAACTTTAATTTTTAATAATGAGCGACGCTTTTCCCTTAATTTGATTGGAACATCTGGATCTGGAAAAGGTACACAAGGAGAAATGTTATCGAAGTTATTTGGTATTCCAACCATCTCTATAGGAGATTTATTTAGAGATGAATTCAGAACAAAATCAAAGCTAGGCTGGATCATTCAAAATTACGATGAGCATTACTACCCTGATTATTTACCTGATGAAGTACCAATTGGAATGATAGCTAAACGATTAGCAGAAGAAGACTGTAACCAAGGATTCATCCTAGATGGATTTCCAAGAACCGAGAAGCAAGCAGATATAATGCGCAATGTTCTTCTAAAAACAAATGACTTTCATGTGCCCCTCTTTATGAATGTCTCAGAAACAGATATTTGGGAACGACTTCCAGGAAGATCTATTTGTTCTAACTGTGGTCATCAAGTACGACAATTTGATGAAACTCTCTGGCCTGGGTATTGCCCCATTGATGCAAATAAAGGTAAGATGATAAAACTAGAACAACGTTCTGAAGATATGGATCGAAAAATTGAACGTCGTTTAAAAATGTTTAGAGAAAATAAAGATGAAATTATTTCTACAATGAACCTTCGAGATCCTGTGCAGACTTTTAACTTAAATAATACAATTTCTCCCAGAGAAGTTTTGCATCAACTTTGCGATCATATTCAGATTTGCTTAGATCAATTAGATCAACAAAAAAATTTCAAAATTACGCCCTCTGAATAAAATGTATCCCGTAATATTAAAATGTAAAGTTACTAATCCATTCTGTAATTTTCTCTTAAGAACCAAAAAAGATAAAAGCAGTTTTTATGCATAATTTGAAAGAATTTACGCTCTCCGAGCCTGTGCTAAATTTACAGACAGAATTTCGGGAGCAAGGATATCTCTTCCTTCGATCATTTTTTCCAATAGATTTAGTCAAACAAGTAAGGAATCGAGTTATACACATCCTACAATTAGAAGGATGGGGGAAATCAGAAAAAGAAAAATTCTTTGCAATAGAACCAGTGCGACGAATTAACTCTCATTCTTTCTACCAGTGTATGAGTCGATTAATGCAAGAAGAGCTTTTACATGACCTTCCGGAATAGGCATACTATTTTTATCCCCTCTTAGCGGTCTTACATATGTAGCACATGTTCTGTATTGGTTTTGGCGTGTCAAATTGGAATACCCAAATCACGCACTGGCAGGAGTCATTATGCTTTTGTCAGCCTTTTTTTTCCGAGGGCAATTTCTCCAAGAATATCGCTGGGATTTAGTAGCCATTTTTCTAGCTTATTTGATCAGCGGTTATATTCATACTTATTTTAAAGAAAAATATCCAGCTTCTGCCCCCTTTTGGCGTTTACGATTTAGGATATATATAATTCCCAGTATATATGCAATATATGTGAAAAGTTGGGATCCGATTATTGCTACAGGTTTTGGGATGGCTGGCTGCGAATGGGTCACATTGAGTTTCCGTAACTACCGGGAAGATCATCGAAAATCTTCCAAAAATTACAAATAAATTATGAAAATTCCTATTCGTAAAACCCCTTTCTACTTTCTGCGACATGCTCAAACAGATCACAGCATTTATCAGCTTTATGATGATCCAGATGAAGTTCAGCTTAATGAAAAAGGCATTAAACAAGCATTAGAAATTCAGTCTATTCTTGCTCATTTACCTATTACTACTGTTTGCTCTAGTCCTTTACTTAGAGTTCAGCAGACCAAAGAAATTGCTTTAAAAAATAAAATATTCAAAGATATAATCTTAGAAGACCTTCGAGAATGCCCAAGTATGCTTTGGGATCTCTTTTATGCATCAGAACTGCGTTCTTTAACGATTAAAGAATGGGAATTGGTCCAAGAATTCATTTACCGAGTAGAACGAGGTCTTAAACAAGCATTTCAACAAGAAGATCCCCTTCTTCTGATTGCTCATGGAGGTACCTATTGGGCTCTTTATCATCTTTTACAATTGGAAGGTAATCAGAAGATTAATAATTGCATTTTAGTAGAACTTTTTTTGGATCAACAAAACACTTGGAAAACTAAATTTATCTCTTAACTCTATGGGGGGGGAGCTTTTATCCTAAAAACCCAAAGAGTTTTACATAAACAGGATTACCTTGCCTTTTCATCTTACAATCGTTGCATTTCCTCTTGCAAAGGATCACGTAACTTCTTACCCACCTTGATAGCATAGAAAGAATCAAAAAAGCCTCTACCCAAGACCTTTTGCAAATTAAAGGGATTACTCAATCTGATGTAGATACACTGCAAAAAGAGTTAAATCCCCATTAAAATCTTAACTTAAAATACTAGAAGTTGACCGCGGTAGTTTCAACCAAGATATATTTCTTTAAACTCTCTATTTGCTCTTTAGACAAGTCAGCTGATAGAGCAATCACATCCATTCCAACTCCATTCTGCAATAGACGTTTTACTAGCTCAATCTTACCTTCAGCCTTACCCTCAGCCTTAGCATTTTTAACATTGACTTCAGCTTCATAAATTTCCTGTGCCCTAGCAGCCTTA
This is a stretch of genomic DNA from Candidatus Rhabdochlamydia sp. T3358. It encodes these proteins:
- a CDS encoding histidine phosphatase family protein, whose protein sequence is MKIPIRKTPFYFLRHAQTDHSIYQLYDDPDEVQLNEKGIKQALEIQSILAHLPITTVCSSPLLRVQQTKEIALKNKIFKDIILEDLRECPSMLWDLFYASELRSLTIKEWELVQEFIYRVERGLKQAFQQEDPLLLIAHGGTYWALYHLLQLEGNQKINNCILVELFLDQQNTWKTKFIS
- a CDS encoding nucleoside monophosphate kinase, giving the protein MHIYYAEIKERPIILLDPKEHSEYEWISLYAFKLMPLLKSQDEVFDILYGDRIWQKINLVTSGQQVQDLATLALCKGNRTLIFNNERRFSLNLIGTSGSGKGTQGEMLSKLFGIPTISIGDLFRDEFRTKSKLGWIIQNYDEHYYPDYLPDEVPIGMIAKRLAEEDCNQGFILDGFPRTEKQADIMRNVLLKTNDFHVPLFMNVSETDIWERLPGRSICSNCGHQVRQFDETLWPGYCPIDANKGKMIKLEQRSEDMDRKIERRLKMFRENKDEIISTMNLRDPVQTFNLNNTISPREVLHQLCDHIQICLDQLDQQKNFKITPSE